GTGTCATAAACCTTTTGCACATATGCTTGAACGTCAGTAGCATATGTGTAATTCTCTTTTTCTAATGTTTTCATATACGGCCTCCCTAAACTCCCCTTAAACCAAACATATTATAATGAAATATATAACAATGGTTTTCCCCACCATGCTAATTGTCATTCATGCGGTACAAGGATAGATTTCTACTTGGGAGTATTTTATAATTAAACAAATCATCTAATCAATATCAATAATTGATAAATTTAATGCTTTTTTAAGATTGATATAAGGGTGGGGTATTATGGAACTGAGGCAATTAACGTATTTTATGGAGGTAGCTAAACGGGAGCATGTTACTGAAGCGGCAGCGGCTCTACATGTGGCCCAGTCTGCTGTCAGTAGACAGATTTTTAATCTCGAAAATGAATTAGGTGTTGACCTATTTATTAGAGAAGGTAGACGAGTGAAATTAACACCAATTGGAAGGGTTTTCTTAGAGCGCATTAATCACGCTATGAATGCACTAGATGATGCTAAAAGAGAAGTTCAAGAGTATTTGGATCCGGAAAAAGGGACGATTCGCGTGGCGTTTCCCATCAGTCTAGCTGCTTACACTTTGCCGACAGCAATCTCAGCGTTTCGAAAACAGAAACCAGAAGCTAAATTTCAATTAAAACAAGGACTTTATCGAGAGTTGATCGATGGTGTTATTAAAGGGGATTATAATATGGCTCTTATTGGTCCTGTCCCGATGGGGGAAAAGAAAATTAAACGAAAAATTCTATTTACTGAAGAGATCGTGGCACTTCTCCCCATGCATCATCCACTGGCTGAAAGTAAGATAATCCATTTAGAAGACCTAAAAGATGACCCATTTGTGTTGCTGCCGGAAGGATTTGTCTTTCGTGATATTGTAATTAAGGCGTGTTCTGAAATAGGCTTTTATCCGAACATTGCCTTTGAAGGTGATGATATCGATGCATTGAAAGGATTAGTGTCAGCTGGACTAGGTGTGACGTTAATGCCAGAGGTCACTCTCGTGGACAGCACGCCTCGTTCAACGGTGAAAATTCCACTGAATGAACGGAGTGTGACCCGAACAGTTGGTGTCATAACTCCGACAGAACGAGCGCTCTTGCCAATGGAAGAAATATTTTATGCTTTTTTAGAGGAATTTTTCTTGAAGAGTTGGAGGACATAATAATATGTTTCCAATATGAGGTGGTAGGCTCAAAATGAGCTATCACCTTTTTTGTGGAAAATCTAGGATAAAGCAATATGCATTTTATATTAGAAAATTATCAAGAAAAAATATAACTAATCGAAAACTCTCATTAATTCAGTGTGCTCTAATATAGTCATTTTCATCCTTTTAATGATCAATTTTGAATTTTTACTATAAACGTCTAAATAGAATGCTATAATAAATTGGAACGATATATAGAACAATTGCACGTTTATTTCTCTTATAATAGTTCATTTTTTGAAAGTGATAAAGTGTTAAACGGTGCTTTAATAGTCGTTTTGCCGCATACCTATTCTTTCATGGTCACATTCGTGTAAAAAGCTTAATTTTAAAAATGGAGGTAGTCTATGAATAAGTCATCGTACTTTCTTTGGTTAGTTACTAGTTTATCTGTATTAATTGTCTTACTATCTAGCACACCAGCTAGTGTTTCAGCACAAACCACTCTATTTAATGAAAGCTTTAATGGGGCAACAACTCATAATGTCTTTACAACGGATTACCGATCGCTGCCTAGTGATTCTAGTACACCTATGTTTATGAGAACAGGTGGGACCGTTACAGCTGGGTCAAATAAACTTACGCTAAACGGTGGAAGAATGACAATAGGTGCAAGCACTACGACAGATACAACTTCTAATTCAACACCAGGTGGCGCGTTTGACTTAAGTAAACCTTATAAAATCATCATCAATATTGATCGTGTAAGCGGTGATTCTAATAAAAATTTCCAAGTGTATGTTGATAACAATACGGTAAGCATGAATGAGTCTATTCATGGCGGTGCTTCAAGGGTTTATCAACAATCAATTGGCAATATGAAAACAGGAGATTTAATTATAGAGCCTGAAGTGGGAACAGCAAATTCTTTTATTCAAGTACGAACTGAATCTGATGGAAGGGTCGATATTAACAGTATTCAAATCGAGTATTTAGACGGCTCTGCACCTTCCCACCCTACTGGTCCAACCCC
The genomic region above belongs to Bacillus sp. A301a_S52 and contains:
- a CDS encoding LysR family transcriptional regulator, coding for MELRQLTYFMEVAKREHVTEAAAALHVAQSAVSRQIFNLENELGVDLFIREGRRVKLTPIGRVFLERINHAMNALDDAKREVQEYLDPEKGTIRVAFPISLAAYTLPTAISAFRKQKPEAKFQLKQGLYRELIDGVIKGDYNMALIGPVPMGEKKIKRKILFTEEIVALLPMHHPLAESKIIHLEDLKDDPFVLLPEGFVFRDIVIKACSEIGFYPNIAFEGDDIDALKGLVSAGLGVTLMPEVTLVDSTPRSTVKIPLNERSVTRTVGVITPTERALLPMEEIFYAFLEEFFLKSWRT